TGCGATCGACCCCAAGCGGCAGCCGGGTCGAGGAAAGGAGGGGGCTGGGATGACGAACCGTTGGTATTACCGCAAGGCGCACACCCGCCACCTGTCGACGGGGCGCACGGTATCCGTCCGCGGCGGTTGGGCAGTTCGGGGAGATCGTGAAAGCAAGAAGAGCGCATCCTTCCGGCGGACTTGTCCAATATGCGGGGCGCTGATTGTAAGTGTAGGGATGCCCAGAGGTGGATGGGTCCATTTCGAGGGCGGAAAAGGTCTGACACGCATTAAACACCCATGTTTGCATCTCGGCGACGGCATGGGCAGGCGGCGGGACGAAGACACGCCGGATCTTTTCGAAATGCTGCCATAGCTCGTTGCGGGATCACACAAAGCGATTCTGACCGAAACATTCAGATCGATATTCAAACCAGGATACTTTGGCGGCATCGATGAGCGTAGGCATCGACGCCAAGCGCCCCACCCTCAATGAACTGATAAGGCCCTTGTCGCTGGATCTGGTCACAACGGTCTAGTCCTTGATCCGCCACATCCTGAAGCGTCCTTGTTGCGTCACTTCTCGGATCAGGCCTCTCTCTTCCATCCAGGCGAGGTTCCTTTGAACAGCCGCGCGACTTGCGCCTGTTATGACCTCGACCATCGGGGCCGACACCAAAGGCCACTCTGTCAATGCCGAGCGAAGAGCGGCCGGAGTTCGCCCCGAAAGCTGAGACATGGCTCTTTCCGCCCGAGCACTCCATGTCTGGGTATCATCTAGATGACGCATCGCCGTTAGAATTGCGCTGTTCATTCCATCCAACCAGCGGTCCAAGCGTTCGGGTGGCAAGCCCGAAACACGCAGCCCCCCTGCCCCGCCCATGGCGAGCGGTGCGAAGATGGCGCCGCTTCCGTCGCTGGCCGCGATCCTGGACGCGGTGACGGCGGCTTCTATCTGCTGGCCGTGCTGTCCGAGACCCGCCAAGTTCCAAAGATGAAAGCCCATGCAAGCCCGCGTGATTGGATGCAAGTCGCCGGCGGCTGCCATGACATCCAGCCATCCGCCCGCGCGATCCTCGAAACGCTCAGCGCTGTCTTCAATGTTTTCGGGATCGCGGCGATCTAGGAAGGCGGCCAAATCAGCTTTTGGTCCGGGGCCGCCTGTCAGGCGCCGAACAGCCCATCCAACTCTTGCTAGGGCATTTGTGTCATCTTGTGCGCCCGAGAGCCGCATCGATACCCAAAGCGCCAGACGATCAGAACTCACTCGATCCCCTGCGAACCAGCTGAGGTTCGCTGCCTCGATCAAAGCGAGGCGGTGCCGCCAGCCTTCGGGGCCACGCAGCAGCCGGTCATCCAGAGCTCCCAGGCGTCCAGCCACTCTTGCCAGTTGCGCAGCGTGAACCCCCTCTGCCTTTGCCCAGTCGTCGACGACAGCGGTGTCGGGCGGTTCCGCCCGCGGCCCTGGAGGCAAATCATCCGATTCTTCCTCGAGTGGCCCAGGCAGAAACCAGAGATCCTCTTCGTGAGCCTCTTCATCCTCCTCGATTGTGATGAGGGGGTCGTCGAAATCATCAGTCAAAGCGGATACTTGGAGCTTCATATGTGCAAAATACTAATCTTTTGCACATTACCCAAGTGATTTTGTGGAGGGAGCAGACGCTCTTTATATAGTATGCGCGCGCGACTGCCGGTGGAACCTCTCAGATCGCGCTCAGCGCTAAGAAACCAAGGGATTTTGGACGAACACGACGAGAGAGCACTTGCTTGCATTCGTTTTCAAACGGTCGTTTATTAGTATTACATGAAATTGCAAACGGCCCTTTTCCATGCCCCTGATAGGCTATGCGCGCGTATCCACAGAGGATCAGACCCCCCTGCCCCAATCGGAAGCCCTTCAATCTGCGGGTTGCGTAGAGATCTTTGAAGAGCACGCCTCAGGCGGCAATCGTGCGCGGCCGGTGCTTGCGCGCGTGTTGGAGCGCATCAGCAAGGGCGACACGCTGGTTGTCGTTCGGATCGATCGGCTTGCGCGGTCCCTGTCGCACTTGCTCGAGGTGATAGAGCGGCTGGAGGCCAAGGGTGCCTTCTTCCGCTCGCTGCAGGACCCGATCGACACGTCCTCGCCGCAGGGCAAGTTCACTCTGCAGGTTCTGGGCGCCGCGGCCGAGTTTGAACGCGCTCTGATCCGCGAGCGTACCAAGGCGGGTCTTGCCTCTGCACGCGCCAAAGGGCGCGTTGGTGGCAATCCTGGGCTTCGCACCAAGGACCCCGCCGCGCTTCGAAAGGTAAGGCTTGCCCGGCAGGATGGCTACATGGAGCGCCTCAATGAGACCGCGCAGGATTGGGTCCCCCATGTGCGCCGCCTGCGCCCCGATATGGCTTGGGAAGACGTGCTGCGGATCATCAATGCCCCCCTGCCCCACGACCGCCACTGGACCCAAAGCCGTTTACTCCGCGCGGTGAAAGCATATGTGCGGGACGGGTTCCTGCCCGCTGAAGTGCTTGGACGCGCTGGACGTCGCGAAACAGAAGATCGCCTGCCTGCGATTGTCGCAGCAATCAAAGGTGCTGACCCCGAGATCACCTTGCAGGCAATCTGTGACCGACTGGAATCCATGCGTGAGCGCACCCCTCGCGGTCGCACCAGCTGGCAGCCTTCCTCAGTCAGAATGTTGCTGGAGCGGGCTGAAAAGCTGGGGCTCCTTTGAAGACGGCGCTTGTGTTGGCCTAACCGATTGCCACTAAATCTAGAAAGTGCTTGCACGAATCTGGTTGGTCGGGCAATAGTCTCGAAAAATAACGCGCGTTCACATAAAAAACGCGCCCACGGATCGGGACAGACATGAGCGAAACAGAGCAGGATCTAGACATCGCCATCGGGCACTACGCGGAACTTCTCGCGTCGAACCTGCATGCTCAGCGCGCTGCCCACTTCCCGCCGGATGCAAAGAAGGTGATGCGCACTTTGACCAGCGGCGAAGCTGCTGAACTCCTTGGCGTCGATCATACCTATCTTCGGAAGCTTCATCGAGAAGGAAAGATCGTTGACGTCGAGACGACGGCTGGAAGTCATCGCCGCTATACGCTCGACGATATCTGGGAAATCCGTCAAACTCTTGAAAGAAATGCAAAAAAGTCTGGAGCTTACGTTCCTGGGCGCCGTGACGGCGACGAGCTTCAAGTCGTTTCAGTGGTGAACTTCAAGGGCGGCAGCGGCAAAACGACGACGTCTGCTCACCTCGCTCAACGCTTGGCGCTTAAGGGGTACAGGGTTCTTGCGATCGATCTCGACCCTCAAGCATCCCTTTCAGCCCTTCATGGAATCCAGCCGGAACTCGACCTTATGGAGGGCGGAACCCTCTATGATGCCGTTCGCTACGACGATCCGGTTCCGATCGGCGAAGTGATCCGCAAGACCTACATCCGCGGCCTTGATCTTATCCCGGGCAACCTTGAACTCATGGAGTTCGAGCACGAGACGCCTGCTGCTATCCAGCGAGGAGGAGCGAAGGCGTTTTTTGCGAGAGTTCATGATGCTCTCGATAGTGTTGAAGCAAACTACGACGTTGTTGTGATCGACTGCCCACCGCAGCTTGGTTTCTTGACGATGTCAGCCCTTTCAGCGTCCTCGGGTGTCCTCGTGACGGTTCACCCGCAGATGCTTGACCTCATGTCGATGTCCCAATTCCTGCGAATGACTGCGGATCTCCTGGGAGTGATCAGGGATGCAGGCGCAAATCTGCGCTTTGATTGGCTGCGCTTTTTGCCAACGCGATACAAAGTCGGCGATGCGCCACAAACCGAAGTCATCGCCTTCATTCGCGGGCTGTTTGGTAGGTCGGTTCTGACCAATCACATGGTTGAATCGACCGCAATTTCTGACGCCGGCTTGACCAAGCAAACACTCTACGAAGCTGACAAGAAGGACTTCACGCGTCAGACGTTTGATCGTGCGATCGAATCCATGAACGCAGTGAACGATGAGATCGCTGAAATCATCCAGAACACATGGGGGCGGAATGGCAAGAAAGCCTAAACTTGGCCTGCCACTGCAGACCCTTCGCAACGCTCCTGACGCTCTTGAAGGGCGCCGACTGCGTGGAGGTGTGTTTGAGATCGATCCGGCGCAGATTGTTACCGAAGGACGGTTGGATGACAGGCTTCAAATTGAAGTTGAGGGCCTGAAAAACTCTATATCCAAGAACGGTCAGCGTGTGCCTGTCTTGGTCCGCCCACTGGAAGGTGATCGCTACAACCTGATTTATGGCCGTAGACGCCTAGAAGCATGTCGCGAACTCGGTATCAAAGTTAGAGCCATCGTCACTGAGGTTGAGGGTGATCAAGCGCTTCGTGATCAGCTTCTCGAGAATCAAGAGCGTCGTGATCTGAGCTTTATTGAGCGTGCGCTTGTTGCGACGGCGCTTCTCGACGGTGATCATTTGGAAGGGGCTGAGCGTACAAATCGAGGTGTCGCCGAAGTCCTTAACCTCCACGAAGCTGGGGTATCACAACTCTTGAGTGTCGTTCGGACGGTCGGCGAGGAACTCATCCAGGCAATCGGTGCAGCTCCCGGGATTGGTCGCCCGAGATGGGAAGAGCTCAAAAAGGCTTTGGGTGCTTACGACGGTGATCGAGACCAACTGCAAGCCGTAGCTCATGCAGCCAAGTCCGAAAGTTCCGGCTCGGTCGATGAGGTTTCTGAGCGTGCGTTTCTCGCAGTGCTGGCAGCTGCGAAGAGCGCAGAGAAGAAAGCAAGCCCGTCTAGAAATGGCGTGCCTGCTTTGGCGATCCCCGGCGTCGGAGCGGCAACGGTCAAGACGGGTCGCCGAGGCAAGCAGCTTAAACTCGATCTGACTACCGATGAACCTGATTTTATCAGCTGGTTGGAGGGCAATGCCCCAAAGCTGATTACCGAGCTTCATGAGCGCTGGAAGCGTTCAGGAGACTGAGGAAGAGCAACCAACAAGAAGGAGGCACGATACAGGCAAAAAAGAAAAAGGCCCCGAGAAGCTAGCTTCACGAGACCTTTGTAAGGTTTCGCACCGGGATCAGCCCGCTACAAAATCTCAGTTTTCGC
This Pseudorhizobium banfieldiae DNA region includes the following protein-coding sequences:
- the repA gene encoding plasmid partitioning protein RepA; the protein is MSETEQDLDIAIGHYAELLASNLHAQRAAHFPPDAKKVMRTLTSGEAAELLGVDHTYLRKLHREGKIVDVETTAGSHRRYTLDDIWEIRQTLERNAKKSGAYVPGRRDGDELQVVSVVNFKGGSGKTTTSAHLAQRLALKGYRVLAIDLDPQASLSALHGIQPELDLMEGGTLYDAVRYDDPVPIGEVIRKTYIRGLDLIPGNLELMEFEHETPAAIQRGGAKAFFARVHDALDSVEANYDVVVIDCPPQLGFLTMSALSASSGVLVTVHPQMLDLMSMSQFLRMTADLLGVIRDAGANLRFDWLRFLPTRYKVGDAPQTEVIAFIRGLFGRSVLTNHMVESTAISDAGLTKQTLYEADKKDFTRQTFDRAIESMNAVNDEIAEIIQNTWGRNGKKA
- a CDS encoding recombinase family protein codes for the protein MPLIGYARVSTEDQTPLPQSEALQSAGCVEIFEEHASGGNRARPVLARVLERISKGDTLVVVRIDRLARSLSHLLEVIERLEAKGAFFRSLQDPIDTSSPQGKFTLQVLGAAAEFERALIRERTKAGLASARAKGRVGGNPGLRTKDPAALRKVRLARQDGYMERLNETAQDWVPHVRRLRPDMAWEDVLRIINAPLPHDRHWTQSRLLRAVKAYVRDGFLPAEVLGRAGRRETEDRLPAIVAAIKGADPEITLQAICDRLESMRERTPRGRTSWQPSSVRMLLERAEKLGLL
- the repB gene encoding plasmid partitioning protein RepB, which produces MARKPKLGLPLQTLRNAPDALEGRRLRGGVFEIDPAQIVTEGRLDDRLQIEVEGLKNSISKNGQRVPVLVRPLEGDRYNLIYGRRRLEACRELGIKVRAIVTEVEGDQALRDQLLENQERRDLSFIERALVATALLDGDHLEGAERTNRGVAEVLNLHEAGVSQLLSVVRTVGEELIQAIGAAPGIGRPRWEELKKALGAYDGDRDQLQAVAHAAKSESSGSVDEVSERAFLAVLAAAKSAEKKASPSRNGVPALAIPGVGAATVKTGRRGKQLKLDLTTDEPDFISWLEGNAPKLITELHERWKRSGD